A single region of the Streptomyces caelestis genome encodes:
- a CDS encoding M4 family metallopeptidase → MSRIRHVRGSRPVIAGVAVTGTAALLAAALSPTALAEDRPTRSDAIESAGTVLADRAAELGLTPAQETKVRDVVVDGDGTRHVRYDRTYRGLSVLGGDFVLHLNPDGTYRGASRATKSALSLKSVTPKVTAPKAADLAASLLRAAHLGETLKKLTAKPRLVVDALHGAPKLAWQTDAVAHDGLGNPVGRTVLTDATTGDRIDAWDTLESASGDGKSLYGGTVPLETTRSGSSYRLKDATRGGTYTGDAANKTDQCLLTICLTRAPATVFSDADNHWATGTDSDRATVAVDAQYGTDVTWDYFKNLHGRNGIAGDGKGSYNRVHYGKDYNNAFWDDNCFCMTYGDGDGKQLGPLVSLDVAGHEMSHGVTSKTAALTYSGESGGLNEATSDIFGTLVEFYADNAEDPGDWLIGEKVVRSGLGREALRRMDEPSKDGKSADCWSEGLADLDVHYSSGVGNHFAYLLAEGSGARTINGVSHNSPTCDGSTVKGIGRAGLGKIWYRALTVYMTSSTDYAAARTATLSAAKDLYGSGSTEQKAVAAAWSAVNVK, encoded by the coding sequence ATGAGCCGGATACGTCACGTCCGAGGGTCCCGTCCCGTCATCGCAGGGGTGGCCGTCACCGGCACCGCCGCCCTGCTGGCCGCCGCGCTCTCACCCACCGCCCTGGCGGAGGACCGGCCGACCCGGTCCGACGCGATCGAGAGCGCCGGGACGGTCCTCGCCGACCGGGCCGCGGAACTGGGCCTCACCCCGGCCCAGGAGACCAAGGTCCGGGACGTCGTCGTCGACGGGGACGGCACCCGGCACGTCCGCTACGACCGCACGTACCGCGGACTGTCCGTCCTGGGCGGTGACTTCGTGCTCCACCTGAACCCGGACGGCACCTACCGCGGCGCGAGCCGCGCGACGAAGTCCGCGCTCTCCCTCAAGAGCGTCACCCCGAAGGTGACCGCCCCCAAGGCCGCCGACCTCGCCGCGAGCCTGCTGCGCGCCGCGCATCTCGGCGAGACCCTGAAGAAGCTGACCGCCAAGCCGCGGCTGGTCGTCGACGCCCTGCACGGCGCCCCGAAGCTGGCCTGGCAGACCGACGCGGTGGCGCACGACGGCCTCGGCAACCCGGTCGGGCGCACGGTGCTGACCGACGCGACGACCGGCGACCGAATCGACGCCTGGGACACCCTGGAGTCGGCGTCCGGCGACGGCAAGTCCCTCTACGGCGGCACGGTTCCGCTGGAGACGACGCGGTCCGGCTCGTCGTACCGGCTGAAGGACGCGACGCGGGGCGGCACGTACACGGGCGACGCGGCGAACAAGACGGACCAGTGCCTGCTGACCATCTGCCTGACCCGCGCCCCCGCGACGGTCTTCTCGGACGCCGACAACCACTGGGCCACGGGCACGGACTCCGACCGTGCGACGGTGGCGGTGGACGCCCAGTACGGCACGGACGTCACCTGGGACTACTTCAAGAACCTGCACGGCCGCAACGGCATCGCCGGCGACGGCAAGGGCTCGTACAACCGCGTCCACTACGGCAAGGACTACAACAACGCCTTCTGGGACGACAACTGCTTCTGCATGACGTACGGCGACGGCGACGGCAAGCAGCTCGGACCACTGGTGTCGCTGGACGTGGCCGGGCATGAGATGTCCCACGGCGTGACGTCGAAGACGGCGGCGCTGACGTACTCGGGCGAGTCCGGCGGTCTGAACGAGGCCACGTCGGACATCTTCGGCACGCTGGTGGAGTTCTACGCGGACAACGCCGAGGACCCCGGTGACTGGCTCATCGGCGAGAAGGTCGTCCGCTCCGGGCTCGGCCGGGAGGCCCTGCGCCGCATGGACGAGCCGTCGAAGGACGGGAAGTCCGCCGACTGCTGGAGCGAGGGGCTGGCCGACCTCGACGTGCACTACTCCTCGGGCGTCGGCAACCACTTCGCCTACCTGCTCGCCGAGGGCAGCGGCGCCAGGACGATCAACGGCGTCAGCCACAACTCCCCGACCTGCGACGGCTCCACGGTGAAGGGCATCGGCCGAGCCGGGCTGGGCAAGATCTGGTACCGCGCCCTGACGGTCTACATGACGTCCTCGACGGACTACGCGGCCGCCCGTACGGCGACCCTGAGCGCGGCGAAGGACCTCTACGGCAGCGGCAGCA
- a CDS encoding gamma-glutamylcyclotransferase family protein, producing MTLPFFVYGTLRPGEVNHDLFLRGRTRFEVPGRLPGTVLYEGPGYPYAVEEPGGGVVRGELVTAHPEAYAELLAELDRLEDYVPGDPRSLYERVERKVVRDADGAAVRAWVYVAAPAVAARLRSRGRPIAGGDWRARE from the coding sequence GTGACCCTCCCCTTTTTCGTCTACGGCACCCTCCGCCCCGGTGAGGTCAACCACGACCTCTTCCTGCGCGGCCGCACCCGCTTCGAGGTGCCGGGGCGGCTCCCGGGCACGGTGCTGTACGAGGGGCCGGGCTACCCCTACGCGGTCGAGGAGCCGGGCGGCGGGGTCGTGCGCGGGGAGCTGGTGACCGCGCACCCGGAGGCGTACGCGGAGCTGCTCGCCGAGCTGGACCGGCTGGAGGACTACGTGCCGGGCGACCCGCGCAGTCTGTACGAACGCGTCGAGCGGAAGGTCGTACGCGACGCGGACGGGGCGGCTGTCCGGGCCTGGGTGTATGTCGCCGCGCCCGCCGTCGCCGCACGGCTGCGGTCCCGGGGGAGGCCGATCGCGGGCGGGGACTGGCGGGCGCGGGAGTGA
- a CDS encoding NADPH-dependent FMN reductase: protein MNTATVNAPAAAPPATEPLRVTLVVGSNRHGRFGPVIAGWLLDRFRDRDDLAAEVVDIADVDLPMSFEPTPEATAALSGVTPKLARADAFVVLTPEYNHSFPAGLKNLVDWHFAEWQAKPVALVSYGGVSGGLRASEHLRQVFAELHAVTVRDTVSFHNAGASFDDAGVLRDPSGPDAAAKTMLDQLVWWGRALREARTKQPYAG, encoded by the coding sequence ATGAACACAGCCACTGTGAACGCACCCGCCGCTGCCCCGCCCGCGACCGAGCCCCTCCGGGTGACCCTCGTCGTCGGCAGCAACCGCCACGGCCGCTTCGGCCCGGTCATCGCCGGCTGGCTCCTCGACCGCTTCCGGGACCGGGACGACCTGGCCGCCGAGGTCGTGGACATCGCCGACGTCGATCTGCCGATGTCCTTCGAACCGACCCCCGAGGCGACCGCCGCGCTGTCCGGCGTCACCCCGAAGCTGGCCCGCGCGGACGCCTTCGTGGTCCTCACCCCCGAGTACAACCACTCCTTCCCCGCGGGCCTGAAGAACCTCGTCGACTGGCACTTCGCCGAGTGGCAGGCCAAACCCGTCGCCCTCGTCTCCTACGGCGGAGTGTCCGGCGGCCTGCGCGCATCGGAGCACCTCCGCCAGGTCTTCGCCGAGCTCCACGCCGTGACGGTCCGCGACACCGTCTCCTTCCACAACGCCGGCGCGTCCTTCGACGACGCGGGCGTCCTGCGCGACCCGTCCGGCCCGGACGCGGCGGCCAAGACCATGCTGGACCAACTGGTGTGGTGGGGCCGGGCCTTGCGCGAGGCCAGGACGAAGCAGCCGTACGCGGGCTGA